Proteins co-encoded in one Flavobacterium sp. M31R6 genomic window:
- a CDS encoding Rrf2 family transcriptional regulator, whose protein sequence is MISGKFAITIHILTLLSKFPDEYLSSDFIAGSMNVHPVLVRKEIANLKKNHIVESKEGKNGGTRLLKSASKISLNAIFKMTFDTVTLGFSKNEPNPDCPVGKQIKKNLENLYDDINKTINIQLNEITLEDFANKF, encoded by the coding sequence ATGATTTCAGGTAAATTTGCCATCACAATACATATTCTAACATTGCTTTCTAAATTCCCTGATGAATATTTATCATCAGACTTTATAGCTGGCAGTATGAACGTACATCCTGTTTTGGTTAGAAAAGAGATAGCGAACCTTAAAAAAAATCATATTGTAGAAAGTAAGGAAGGAAAAAATGGTGGCACAAGATTATTAAAATCAGCATCAAAAATTAGTTTGAATGCCATATTCAAAATGACTTTTGATACCGTTACATTAGGTTTTTCCAAAAATGAACCAAATCCTGATTGCCCTGTTGGGAAACAAATCAAAAAAAATTTAGAAAACTTATATGACGATATTAACAAGACAATCAATATACAATTGAACGAAATTACATTGGAAGATTTTGCCAATAAGTTTTAA
- the meaB gene encoding methylmalonyl Co-A mutase-associated GTPase MeaB, whose translation MSTKKNNPSALNEKAGISPPEIISSSAIHQIKISRKQQPSAKELIDGILAGNITALSRAITLIESTNIAHLEKASKVINGCLPHANKSIRIGITGVPGVGKSTFIEAFGKYLTSLGKKVAVLAVDPSSTISHGSILGDKTRMEELVKDKNAFIRPSASGETLGGVARKTRETITLCEACGFDVILIETVGVGQSETAVHSMVDFFLLLKIAGAGDELQGIKRGIMEMADAIIINKADGDNIKKAQLAKVEFNRALHLFPAKKSGWIPTTATCSALTQEGISGVWQTILNYLDLVNSNHYFVEKRKEQNQFWMMETIDEQLKNHFYIQPAIIQLLDSTKKAVQNNEISPFAAAQILLDSYFKK comes from the coding sequence TTGTCAACCAAAAAAAATAATCCAAGCGCTTTAAATGAAAAAGCTGGTATTTCGCCTCCAGAAATCATCAGTTCCAGTGCTATACACCAAATCAAAATATCCAGAAAGCAACAACCTTCCGCAAAAGAATTAATTGATGGGATTTTGGCAGGAAATATAACGGCACTCAGCCGTGCTATCACATTAATTGAAAGTACTAATATTGCGCATCTGGAGAAAGCAAGCAAAGTAATAAACGGATGTTTGCCTCATGCCAACAAATCAATTCGAATAGGAATCACAGGAGTACCAGGAGTTGGAAAAAGCACTTTTATTGAAGCTTTTGGAAAATACTTAACGAGTTTGGGCAAAAAAGTAGCCGTACTTGCGGTTGATCCAAGCAGCACTATTTCTCACGGTAGCATACTAGGTGATAAAACCCGAATGGAAGAATTGGTAAAAGACAAAAATGCATTCATTCGCCCTTCGGCATCCGGAGAAACTTTAGGCGGTGTTGCAAGAAAAACAAGAGAAACTATAACACTTTGCGAAGCTTGCGGTTTTGACGTTATTCTCATTGAAACGGTAGGTGTAGGCCAAAGCGAAACGGCTGTTCATAGTATGGTCGATTTCTTTTTATTGCTAAAAATTGCAGGAGCAGGAGATGAACTTCAAGGAATCAAAAGGGGGATTATGGAAATGGCCGACGCCATTATTATCAACAAAGCCGATGGTGATAATATTAAAAAGGCACAATTGGCAAAAGTAGAATTCAACAGGGCCTTACATCTTTTTCCGGCAAAAAAATCAGGATGGATCCCAACTACTGCAACTTGTAGTGCTTTGACCCAAGAAGGAATTAGTGGCGTTTGGCAAACTATTTTAAATTATCTTGACTTGGTAAATTCTAATCATTATTTTGTAGAAAAACGCAAGGAACAAAATCAATTTTGGATGATGGAAACCATTGACGAACAATTAAAAAATCATTTTTATATTCAACCAGCCATTATACAGTTATTGGATTCCACTAAAAAAGCGGTTCAAAATAATGAAATATCACCTTTTGCAGCAGCTCAAATTTTATTGGACAGTTATTTTAAGAAATAG
- a CDS encoding NAD(P)-dependent oxidoreductase → MRILITGAAGYIASHTAERLQSLGHEVVGLDNFSDYYDVSLKQLNASVLNAKGIEIEEIDLRFAEQLQELPTDFDYVFHFAAQPGISATSSFEDYLGNNVIGTKNLLDFALKNKNLVLFVNIATSSIYGIHATFDETVAPSPASFYGVTKLAAEQLVLASSRLGQLKACSLRLYSVYGPRERPEKLYTKLIANAFNNVPFPLFKGSEHHLRSFTYVQDIVDGVVSVIGKEEVVNNEIINLGTEEENTTQQGIEIVEQILNKKIDLQIVEARTGDQLRTKAVIDKARRLLDYNPKTSLYDGLKAQVQWYQDNFL, encoded by the coding sequence ATGAGAATTTTAATTACTGGTGCTGCTGGATACATTGCTTCACACACAGCCGAGCGACTGCAATCTCTAGGTCATGAAGTAGTTGGTTTGGATAATTTTTCCGATTATTATGATGTGTCTTTGAAGCAGTTGAATGCTAGTGTATTGAATGCTAAAGGAATTGAAATTGAGGAGATAGATTTGAGGTTTGCAGAACAGCTTCAAGAATTGCCAACTGATTTTGATTATGTTTTTCATTTTGCTGCTCAACCTGGGATTTCTGCTACTTCCAGTTTTGAAGATTATTTGGGAAACAATGTAATTGGAACCAAAAACTTACTCGATTTTGCCTTAAAAAATAAAAACTTAGTTCTTTTTGTAAATATTGCCACATCTTCCATTTATGGAATTCATGCCACTTTTGATGAAACTGTAGCACCATCGCCTGCTTCTTTTTATGGGGTGACTAAACTGGCGGCTGAGCAATTGGTTTTGGCAAGCAGTAGACTTGGGCAATTGAAGGCATGTTCTTTGCGTCTGTATTCAGTTTATGGACCACGTGAAAGGCCAGAGAAGTTATATACAAAATTAATTGCGAATGCTTTCAATAACGTTCCGTTTCCTTTGTTTAAGGGGAGTGAGCATCATTTGCGAAGCTTTACTTATGTTCAGGATATTGTCGATGGCGTAGTGAGTGTAATTGGAAAGGAAGAGGTGGTCAATAATGAAATTATCAATTTAGGTACCGAGGAAGAAAATACAACTCAACAAGGAATTGAAATTGTTGAGCAAATATTAAATAAAAAAATTGATTTGCAAATTGTTGAAGCCAGGACAGGGGATCAATTGAGAACCAAAGCTGTAATAGACAAAGCCAGAAGATTATTGGACTATAATCCTAAAACCAGTTTGTACGATGGTTTGAAAGCACAAGTACAATGGTATCAGGATAATTTTTTATAG
- a CDS encoding NAD(P)-dependent oxidoreductase, protein MKIAIIGATGFVGSAILDELASRNHQLTAIARNPKTDTEANWVSEDIFNTDALAETLKGNDVIINAYNPGWTNPNIYDDFINGSKSIQEAVKKSGVKRFITIGGAGSLFVAPNLQAVDTPDFPKEYHAGATAARDYLNILKEEKELDWAFFSPAFEMHQGITTGRTGKYRLGLENPVFNEEQRSILSVEDLAVVIADEAENPKHHQVRFTAAY, encoded by the coding sequence ATGAAGATCGCAATTATTGGAGCCACAGGATTTGTAGGCTCAGCAATTTTAGATGAATTAGCAAGCAGAAACCATCAACTTACTGCTATTGCAAGAAACCCAAAAACAGATACCGAAGCAAATTGGGTTTCAGAAGATATCTTTAACACAGACGCATTAGCAGAAACTTTAAAAGGGAATGATGTTATAATAAATGCTTACAATCCTGGCTGGACTAACCCTAACATCTATGATGATTTCATCAATGGATCCAAATCAATTCAAGAAGCTGTAAAAAAATCTGGCGTAAAAAGATTTATCACTATTGGTGGCGCCGGAAGTTTATTTGTTGCGCCAAATTTACAAGCCGTTGACACTCCTGACTTCCCAAAAGAGTATCATGCAGGAGCAACCGCAGCCAGAGATTATTTAAATATTCTCAAAGAAGAAAAAGAGCTGGATTGGGCTTTTTTCAGTCCTGCTTTCGAAATGCACCAAGGAATAACTACAGGAAGAACAGGTAAATATCGATTGGGATTAGAAAATCCAGTTTTTAACGAAGAGCAACGAAGCATACTTTCAGTAGAAGATTTAGCAGTTGTCATCGCTGATGAAGCAGAAAATCCAAAACACCATCAAGTTCGTTTTACCGCAGCGTATTAA